The genomic interval ATCGGATTCGAAGAAACTGGTTTGGTTGATCGCGTCTTGGACACGACTTCGCAGAGCAAGCGGCAAGGCTTTGGATTCGTTCAACGCTGCCAAATACTGATGCCGCGATTCAGTGGGAACCAGCAAGCAACCGTCCTTTCTCTCCCACGCATTCAGGCCTGCTTGGCTGAAGGCAAGCTCGGCTTGATCCAACTCGTTCTCACCAAGACTGCGGCCGCCGAACAGTGGTTGGCTGGATTGCGGCTGCTGACCTTGAGCCCACCACAACAAACCAACGAGCATGGTCACCGCGATCAACAACGTGACGATCCGTGACTGAGTCGGCATGGACTCAAACGTCGTTCGAACTTGTTGCGATGATTGTCGAAGGACGCTCATAGAGGCTGGGGAAGTCGTTCAGTCACGTGGGAAATGCGGATGATGCGAAACGTTGGGCAGCGACATGATGGACGAAGCACACGATGGAAATCGCAAACCCACGAGGGTGCAACGTCGTGTGGTGGAGAAGCGTTTCCCGTCAAGCAGCCATGCGTCGCTGACCGCTGGCACGAGGCAAACAGATCGTCACTGCGGCGCCGCCTTGCGGACAGTTCTGCCATAGCAGTTTTGCGTCGATCGCGGCCGCCACCATCGGCAGACGTTTTTCTCGCTCCTCAATACGGCAACCGGTATCGGCCACCTCCAGCTCAATGCCCTGCGACGTCTCACAACCGGTGAATGTCAGGTCGCCGCCGTCGGGCATTTCAGCAAGTGCTTGAGCCGTCAGGACACGGAGCAACTCCGCGGTTTGCTCGGGGTTGGTCGGCACGGGGATCCCCGTCGGGATATCCATTTCGAGGCACACAGGTGCTTTATGCGCGATCAACATCGGCGCAGTGACCGTCTCAACCAAAACGGCTAGCGATCGACAAGACTGAGGATTGATCCAAGTGGCCATCATGAACTTCCCTTTTTGCGTCCGAACGGCCAGATTTGGCTGGCTTTGGTGCTCAAAGGCAGCGTTTTAGGACGAATTCGGCGTGACTATTCTGACTTCATTGGTCGTCGATACCTGTTTGGCTGCCCTGATTGCAAGATGAATCATGGGTCTGACGCACAATTCCACCGGGTGAAAAATTCGTGGCGGTTTCTCTTTCCAAGCGATCGGCATATGATGAGGGCTCGCAACCCACCTGTCCCAGTCGTGTTTACGCCAAAATCGCGTGCGTCCTGAGGGCAGAATCGAACGAAGACATCGAACGAAGACTTGGTGTGGACTGATGAAAACTCGACGCTGGATAGCCATCATTACGGTCTCCTTATTGATGCCATTGCTGCTGCCCGAATCGGGGCATGGCCAAGGACTCTTTCGCCGCTTGAGAGATCGGCTTGCTCCACAGATCCTGCCTCCCCGAGCCACTCCTCTGCCACCCCGCGTTCCGCTTCGTACCACTCCTGCTGCACCACGCACCACGACGCCAGCGACGGGCACACCACCGCTAACCCGCACCGCACCCAGCACCGCTGCCAACACTGCGACGCCATCCACACGCAGCAGTCGGTCACTCAGCACTGCGTTGCCGCGAGCCAGCCAGATCAATCCGACTCCCGGTTCGCCTGCATCCCCAGTGGCTCAAGCCAGTGCATCGTCACCAGCGCCAAACCCATCCGCACCAAACACGTTGGTGCCAACCAAGCCTCTGGAAATGTCCAATCTGGGCGGCTCCATTTTGCAACCGTTTGACGACACAGACGGATCATCAACAGACGAGACACTTCGTCCGACCATCGGCATCCAAGCCGTTGAGGCTAACCCTGGCTACCCGGGCATCCAAGTCGTTGAAATCAAAGAATACTCACGAGCCGACGAAGCCGGACTTCAGAAAGGTGACTACATCTTCGCGATCGATCAGGTTGCGACGCCATCGCTGGCGAGCGTCGTTGAGGTGCTGGGCAAGTATCAGCCCGGCGATACGGTTCGCTTGCGAATCGGACGCGATGGTGAAGTGGCCGACCTCGATGTTCCTCTCGTCGCGTCTCCAGCATTGGCGACCCTGGCCAAACCGCCTGTCGCATCGCCAGACTCAGGCACGCAAAGCGATCCGCTGTCGCCTCGCATCGGTGCCGACGTGCGCAACATTCCTGGCGTCCGTGGTGTGGCCGTGACCGATGTGCAGCCCGGTTCGCCGGCTCAGCAAGCCGGCATGCAAGTCGACGATCGCATCATCGCGATCGATGGACAGATGATTCAAGACACGGCAGCTCTCGCAGAGATTCTGACAACTCAGCAGCCGGGTGACTCCGTTGAACTGCAATTCGTGCGTTCGGGTCAATTGCTCAGTTCCACCGTTCAATTGGTTTCCCTTGCTCAACTGCAGCAAAAAACACTTGATGCCCCATCAGATGAAACACAGGGAGCAGCGGCTGCCGGAGAAACATCTGAAACCGCCCACGCAGACGATCATGAATCGGCCCAACCGTCATCGAGCAAAGGCGGCTTGCTGAGCGGAGTCGGCTCGGTACTGGGTGGCATGTTCGGCAAGAACGGCAACACACCCAAGCCTGCCGCACCCGATGCGGCTGCGTCACCCGCCGAGTCGCCCAGCGAATCAGATCCGCTCGCCTTGCCCGCGGATGACACGATGAGGGCGCCTGAAATCGTCGACGCCTTTGAAACCCTGCCGATTCCCGTCCCCGAAGCGATCGAGCCCGCGGCTCCTGCGTCGCAGGACGGCCTGCCCGAGACCGCCAGCAAGGACGACCTGGAGAAACAAGCCGAGGTCGAACGTTTGCGTCAAGAGCTCGAGGACTTGAAGAGCAAGCTCAAGGAATTGGAAAGCGACAAGGACTGATCCTGGCTACTCTTGCGGGTCGATTCTCACGATTTGGACGTGGAAGAATTTTTCGATCGCAGTCTGCTGATCAAAATCCTTGTCCTCTTCCATCTTCGGCAAGTCCTTCCAGTGAACGATCGTGTGACGCTCCTTTCGCTGCGTTGTTGCTTTCTTTCTCGCTGACTTCGCTGCATCTTCTTCCTTGGAACCTTCCACCAAACCGGGCGGCAAGGGTGGCAACGGCGCGTATCGCCAGCCGGTCAACAAACGTTCTGCGATCCACCGATTGTGTTCGACCTCTGCTACTTGCTCAAGCTGTTTGCGTGTTCGCCGCAGTTCGGTCCACGTACCCGATTTTGTTTTTTCAGTTGCACCGGCGTCGGCAGAATGAGAAAGGTCATATCGGTGCCCCAGCACGCGGCCTTTGAAGGGCGCGTGCCCGGCGGCGGCCAGATTGGTATGCCGCTCCCAGTAGGTCAGCTCCGACCACAGCGATCGTGCTTCGTCACCGTATTTTTGACTGTAGCTGCCGTTGATATCGATCGCTAATTCGCGCTGTCGCGAAGCGGCGATGGCGTTGTAGCACAATACTTGATCGGTCTTCGCCCACGGGATCAATTCACATCGATAAGGACCGTCGCTGGCTTGTTTGTTGGATTCAATGATCGCGTGGTGCAATGCGATGTGTTGCGTGACCGACACAAAGATCGGGATCTTGTCATCCCCCCAAGGACTCGCCACAGGCCCTTTTTCGAGCATCTCAATGGTATCCCGCAGCCGTTGCGTCAGGTTCGCGTTGTGGCTTTCATCATCGGTGCAAACGACCAGAATGGGCAAGCAATCCTCACGGTCCAGCAGATACTCCACTCCGGCAATCGTGTCGTCACAAACCAGCTCGCTGCCCGCCTCCACAAACGCCGCGTTGCAAACAAAGCTGACCCCGGGTCGCGACGTCGGTGAGCGCCGATGGATGGGGGCATCGTAGGGGCCATCCCACTGATCGGCGAGTGCAGGTAGGTCCCA from Stieleria varia carries:
- a CDS encoding PDZ domain-containing protein, which encodes MKTRRWIAIITVSLLMPLLLPESGHGQGLFRRLRDRLAPQILPPRATPLPPRVPLRTTPAAPRTTTPATGTPPLTRTAPSTAANTATPSTRSSRSLSTALPRASQINPTPGSPASPVAQASASSPAPNPSAPNTLVPTKPLEMSNLGGSILQPFDDTDGSSTDETLRPTIGIQAVEANPGYPGIQVVEIKEYSRADEAGLQKGDYIFAIDQVATPSLASVVEVLGKYQPGDTVRLRIGRDGEVADLDVPLVASPALATLAKPPVASPDSGTQSDPLSPRIGADVRNIPGVRGVAVTDVQPGSPAQQAGMQVDDRIIAIDGQMIQDTAALAEILTTQQPGDSVELQFVRSGQLLSSTVQLVSLAQLQQKTLDAPSDETQGAAAAGETSETAHADDHESAQPSSSKGGLLSGVGSVLGGMFGKNGNTPKPAAPDAAASPAESPSESDPLALPADDTMRAPEIVDAFETLPIPVPEAIEPAAPASQDGLPETASKDDLEKQAEVERLRQELEDLKSKLKELESDKD
- a CDS encoding ATPase; its protein translation is MATWINPQSCRSLAVLVETVTAPMLIAHKAPVCLEMDIPTGIPVPTNPEQTAELLRVLTAQALAEMPDGGDLTFTGCETSQGIELEVADTGCRIEEREKRLPMVAAAIDAKLLWQNCPQGGAAVTICLPRASGQRRMAA